The genomic stretch GCATATGAAACTCCACCGCTCTCCTTTGGTGCAGAATATATACTGCTAGCTGTTTGAATCATCATCAGAAGAATATTTGTATAAAAATCACATAGAAAACACTACAAGTTTGATGAGAATCTTCATTAAATTACTccataacaccaaaaaaaggCAAAATCCCAGCATTTAGTTATATTGAATCAATTCTTATTATCGATTGATAGACAAAAGATACCTGCATTCCTATCTTTCGACAGTAGTACTTCTATTGGTACACCAGCAGAGCTTTCTCAATTTTGGCGTTCTCCATTAAGTACAGTAGAGAAGACAACCATTCTGTATTAACTTTTGGATACAAAAAAAGAACTTCAACTGTGAAACTAAACCCCATTATAAGTGAGGTGGAGGTTCTAACTCCCCCTTGCATGGCTCACTAAAGCAGATTCCAATAAGAAATCAGTTAGAATAGAGTTCAAGGTATACATACACAGCCGTAACCTGAAAATATCCCTCGACACTGTAAACATTTTACTTTCTATACACAAGAATAGAGACCATAGATTTCTGGTTACACCCCAAGTTGCCAACTCAAGGCTTGACCCACAAATCAATTTCGTAATCGTAAACTAGTGCTTGGACGGCGATCGGGAAAAAATAATGAAACCACCCCTGTAACAAGTCTGCctgctctttctttctctcctgaTTCTTCCCTAGAAAGTGAATGGACATGATCGAAAAACCATCCAAATAGGCAGAAGcaggagaagaagaagcagtCGTTGTAGGAGATATGTCACACATCTAAGATGAGGTGGTCATCATCCATTCCTGGGGGGGACAATGGTGGAACAGCTGCTTCATAAGATGCCGCAGATTCAATATCCAAGATCTTCCTAAGAGTAGCCTGATACCCTTTGCGTCCACCGATCTTTCTTGAGGGAAGGGATTCAGAGGCAACAGCTCTAGATGAGTTGCTACTAACAATGGACGACAAAAATTTTTCCTTGGAAAGAGTTGTCGGGGCAGATGCAATAACAGAGCTGAAGACACCAGACTCCCTTAAACCTTGTATTATGGCCTGAAACGCATAATAACATTAAAATtaaggaagaaataaaaaagtaagGGAACCCTGGTgcagaaaaataataacaatatggtaatattaatattaaaaggtTCATTTGGGGAGGGGGAAACCTTACAAAGCTATGGGAACAAATTCACTTTTTACACAATCAACAAGCAAAACTACAAAGAGCTCTTGtcatttgaaggaaaaagaaaaccgGCATATACCAATTTTCTGCCAGGCACCGAATGGGGGAAATTGATAAATCTCATTTACAACTTTGTCTTTACTtgcttgctttctttctttctctttctttttttatttttttttcgtttaattttctagtttttccaCCCTCTCTCTAAGATTGAAGAACCATGCTTACCATGGGAGCATATACGCGAGTTAAGATACCCTTCCTCAGTAGCTTCATTTTTATATCTTTGTCACCCCAAACAATGTGTTCCCGGTACCTAGTTGaacaaaaaggccaaaaaatatattaattcatAAGCAAAGACGAAAAAGATGTATGTATGCTCATGCCCAGGGTTCCTTCAGAAATCTGagatttgaaaattcaaaaaactacAACGGgttcaaaaggaaaatagaacACAGAAATGGGGAAAGgaacaaaattaatttctcCATTCATATATTTACCAGTTGAGCATTTCTTCCTCTGTTGCAGTTGAAGCAATTATGAATGCCTGCAATGTATTATGTTTACTTAGTATGATGAAGGAAATGCaatccaaaacaaaacataGCCAACTACTGGAAGCCAGGATAACTCCTACAAACTAAGCCCTTCTTTGGCATTCACTCGAGCTACAGGAGATCAACATTGACATGGCAGACTAACATCAAAAccaataaactatatatatgtcTCATCCAACAGCAGTATTGGAAGCCTCCTTTTCCAGGATTTCAAAGTTAGCCAACAACTATGCACTGTAGTCACTACTTTCCCAGGTCAATCCAGCATTCCCCCACTAATTGGTTTGCattaaaattaaccattaacAAGAGGTAGCATCATTATTTCACTTGAgccttattatttatttatatgtggTTAGTTTTTACATCATCTATCCCCTTTTCCCTTATAGCTTCTGCGAGGCTTCAAGAATTTCACACCAACTTAATCTGTATGGTTGGTGTTGCTTTCTAGATTAAGTGCTTACAATGTGCACTTTAGCACCTCCTAGTGGTCACATCACTGCTCTACATTGCACATGGACAAACTATGTAGTCTGTGATAAAAAAATCTGTAATCCTTTTCTTGCTACTCATTATGTTCATATAATGGTACTagtaatagaagaaaaaaagaagcaaaagtaAAATCACTAGACTCACAGATCTGTCGAATTCCAACATAAAGCATCTTTTGACATCCTCCTTTGTAGGCTTGCAGCCACACCGGTCGCGTCTAGAGGTCAAGTCTGAAAACTTGGCATATGTGTAATGTAGAACAGCAGCCTCCTCCAATTTAATTTCACTAGCAGAAATAAcatgaataaaatattgataTCAGAAAGCCAATTATAAATACactgcttttttttcttccactatGAAATTAACATACTTTGGGGTTTTCATATAATTGTGCCATCTGTGTGCACCATTAGGGCGAAGATGGTCTTGAATCCGAGCAGCTGATTTGCCATTTCCATAAgtcaaaaaatagtttggaTTACCACGAGTTGATTCTTTGTACATGCCAAAATACGTGTCCTTTGGAAGATGGTCATAATTCCTCTTGAACATTGATACCTGTTTGTGTACAAGAACATGAAAAGACCTACATTAAATACCACACAGGTAACCTCAAAGACATGCAAACATATGACACAACATTTTGCAAGACAATAAATAGACTCCTACCACATTTGTCTAACTACAGCAGCAAATAGAATTATGTGACAACTCATtactacaaaacattttttttttaaatggaagtTGTCCATTGTGCATTCCTTACCATGTGTTCCTTTTCCTAACCTAAGCCCACCACTTCCTCTCCACCAAGATGCCCTCCAATCAACAAAGATAACAATATCATTCCTCTTATGAAGCTCAAACTTTGTATCTCATAAACTAATCAAAAGTTTCTCATAAATGAACCAATCTATCACATTAACTGTGTTACTTTACTACGGGAGGTCAAtgcaaaattatatatgtagataAATAATTATCAGTAAacaggaaagaaaataaaatgctaTAGACAAAGCGCCGATTGAAGAAACCACTTTGAGGGTCAATCCAATTCAACTCTTGaattccaaaaccaaaaaatccACAAACAAGCTTCCTTGTGTGTCAAGCTTAGATCTGTAAAGAacccaattgaaaattctaaatgcAGGAAAATTTCATTAGATACCGTTTTGCAAGGTTGAGTTAGGGGTCACCCAGCTAGTTGGAGCTATACAAGCAACCAATTTGGAGTCGATAATTTGGTGTTTGTTGATTCTGGAATATATGTCAAACTGCTAAAGTGCTTTGAAATTTAACATGGAAGGGGTCATACAGCTAGTTGGAGCTATACAAGCACAACCAAATTGAAGTCAACTAATATGGCATTTGTTTGATTCTGGAATATAGTTTAATTGCTAAGGTGCTTTGAAATTTCATAGTGAGTCTTTGAAGAAGACCATTGCTAAGGTGGACACATTCTTTATAGTTACATAGCAAGCAACTAAATTGAAGAAGACCAAACTCGGGgcaaataataaattataacgTAATTATACTTTTATTCACCTAATGctgataatattaattaaaatattgaatgtTTTGAAGAATCATCATCTCCAACCAAGCCTTGTCCCATTTACTTGATGTTCTACAATGCCTTATATCTTTTGACAATCAGAGGTATCTCCATCGTTTAACTGCCTATTACTTGCACAAATTTTAACTATCTTCTAAAATCCAATCTGATACACAATATTGTGCCCACGCACTCcacagaaaataattttaccaAACCAGAGACTAGTTTTTAAGAAATGATATAACAAACAAACTTGAGTGTTGACAAGCTCAATGGAAAAAGGGTTAGCATAGCTTTAGGCACCAAGGTAACTAGGTTTACATTCTAAAATGCTCTGATGTTCATTGGtaaataacccaaaaagaaagatataaaaCCATCATTAGATATACATATTGCAATAACCATGTCTCCCTGCAGATCAATCAATCAGGAATATTGGCTTCTAGGCATTACTGATGAATAATCCATAAATTTGTGAACTCATCATGATAATGAACATGCAAATATTAGACATATGAGTCTAGTTTacttaaggaaaaaaacaacaacGAACATGAACACACAATATTCATAAAGGCCACGGTACATATCATGGTCACCTTAACTTCAGGGTTCCATTATGAAATCTACTGAACCAAGCAAGTGAAAGCAAGGACATTGAATGATAAAGAAGATTTACCTCACTAAAAGGTTCCTTAACATCCTCTCTTTCAACACTGCTCTcctaaaaattacaattatcaTAATTAGTTATAATACAAGTAACAAATGGCATGGCTCATAGAAGAAGATAGTATGCAAGAATGACAGGACTAGCACGTTAAAGCAATTTTTACAAGTTCCCTAACTGCATATTACCacgtccatatatatatttttttaataagtaatgcaTTTCATATATTACCCCGTCCATATGATTAGAACAAATCTAAACAGTTTCACTCACATAGTTTGGAAATATAACCATATCCACATTCCCAGGCACATCAAGCAGCAACTGCCTCAAGGAATATTCCCGAGCACCAGCTGGGTGTAATAACTCATCTGTGTCCAGGTGAATTATCCACTCCATGCCAGCATCCTGATATTTAATAAGCAAGAGAGCATCTTGAGAAAAATTAACTCAATTTATTCATCAAACTTAAGACTAAAAATAGAGGTACAAGATACATGAGAATATTGTCTTCCATACCCGTGCCATTACAATAGCCATCTCCATATTGAGAGATTGCTTTACAAATAGCTCATAATTGCAAGGCTTGTAAAAGAAACTTGAAAGCCATGTCTCATTCCAAATCCGGCTGACAATACCACAAACAACAggcaaaaaagataaataactaaaagaaacaaatatcttaaaaacaattaaaaagagGCAGTATAAGAAATATATCAAcgaattaaaaacaaatatcttGTATTGAATGCTGGAAATTTGAAGTTACTCACATCAAATACATCAATAATGTTCCAGCAAGATGAAGGAAAGAAAGACACAGaagtaaaactaaaaacaaaaatgtaaatgATCTAAAAGCTAAGTACACATAGAAAAGGGTAATATAACACTAAActtcaaaggaaaaaataaaatttgataaaattaatagaagaagaaattacATATATCTATATTCATCTCTCCTctccatagttgttcaaaacTTCGAGGATAACAGAAAACTAGTGAAGAAATACCTAGATAAGGAACCTAAGAACTTCAAATCAAACATGCATGATGCAACCACAAAAGTAAAAGTCAACAAACCTCTTAGCCTGTTGCTCCTCCAGCTCTTTTGTTCTATATATCACTTTTACTCCCTgagaaagcaacaaaaaaatcatGCTTAAAGAGGTTTcgaaaataaacatatataaatcaGAGTAGAGCAACTCCAAAAATATGCAAGAGAAACATATTGACTTTAACGAACTCAAGCAGCCAGAGCAGTGGTACATATTGACTTACTGGGATAGATTCCAGAACTTTTGACACATCCGGAGAAGCAGCCTTTCCTTCCACAAAAAGCAAGAAGGTCGAGACTCCAATAACCTTATGATAAAACATCCATGGCAAGATCTGATCTAATCCAGCTGATGTGCTTGTCGTAATACATATCTGCACATTCAGAAGCAAAACTGCATTATTTGCATTACATGGAAAGGAATAGGACCTTACATTAAATCCATAATATTACTTTAAGAAGTAGTAAATTGGACTAATCTCTGACTCAAATACCAATTTCCGGAAAGCAAAGCCCAATATCAGATGGATCCAATAATCCATATCAGACTCGTAACCAATCTCTGTCTCCCACTATGAAGGCAACTATAACATTCATAATGAAGGCAACTAAAATACTCATACCCACCCAAAGATCAGTTAAAAAATAAAGCCCAGATTCAGAAAATTTCCAAACCCAACAATGTCACCAAGAACCAACCTTATGGCCGGCAAATGACCCACCACTCTATAAAGCATAACACACTAATGACCTCGGTTGAGCTCAGTTCCAACAACCACAAGAAGGTAAAGCAAAAACTTCAACACTTTGACCCCATTTACTTGACCTCGAttttttttctcagcaaccaaacaaatggTTACTGTCAGTCACTCACACAAGAAATAAACAACCTCACATTACGAAATCTAGCAGTTATTCACAAAAACCCAATCCACAAAAAGCAAAACCCAGAATCACACCAAtcccaaaatccaaaatattaCCAAATACCAAGAACCAAACTTTGCCTCAAAAATCCGAatcacaaaaatcaaaatcctgAAATAGACCAACCCCAAAACCCAGAATATCAGTAAAGAGTCAAAATTTTGGTCTAAGATTGGagcataaaaaacaaaaccaagaaacGCATCAACCTCAAAAGTGAAGAATTTCAGCCAAAAAAATATACCGAACCATGGGCCTCAGATTGGACCAATACCGACACTAAAATCCGAATCACAAGAATCAAAACCCTGAAACAGATCAACCCTATAAATCAAAATATCACAACGAGTCGAACTTTTGGTCGTACATGGGAGCATATAGAGCAAAGCCCAGAAACACACTAacctctaaaaaataaaaagaaattcacgaaaaaaaattgaaccttAGGCCTCAAATTGGACCAGTACTAGCACTAAAATCCGAATCATAAAGAGCAAATTAGCAAAACCCTGAAACAGATCAATCCCATAACCCAAAATTCACCTAAGAGTTAAACTTTTATTACTAGGATGGAGCATAAAGAGCAAAAGCCAGAAACAAAACAACCCCAGAAACCAAAATATCACTTCGAATCAAACTTACGATCTTAGATTGGATGTTAAAGAGCAAAATACAGAAACACATGAACATAACAAAAAACCGTAGAATTTCACAACAAAACCGAACCTTGGGCCTCAGATTGGCCACGGAGTCGAACTTCCAGCCTTGGTAGTACGGGAACGAAGGGGAAGATCCACGGCCGAGATTGACGCAATCAGACGACGAAGAGTGGCGGTGGGCGGTGGGGGAGAGAGGGGAGGGGTCCATGCCAGGGAACAGGTGCTGGGACCCCGGAGGAGCCCAACGGGTGGTGGGGTCGGTGAGGCCTCCACCACGCCATTGGAGGACAAAGGCCAAGGCGGCGAGGGTAAGAGGGAGGAtggtgaggaggaggaggagcttCGAGGTGAAGGAGTGGGCAGAGGAGGATGAAGAAGGTGGGGTGGAGCGGAGCAAGGCCTGGAGGTGGTGCTGGTGGTGGTTGGGCATGTTGAGCGTGCGTGTGTTTGAAATTTGGAAGGAAAGAGTTGCAAGTTTGAAGTGATGAAGATGAATTTAGccgtttttcttgtttttttttttttccttctcttttttggtGATTTTGAGGGGCATTAAATGGTATAAAGATGGTCAtagttttcaaaatatttatatataggatCAGGGATTTAGGATCTCCAATCAATTCTCAAATTATTGAATTTCggcttctttctttatttttagagaacaaatttatgctatttttagACATTAAAACCCTACTTATTAAAAAGGTTGTATGTTACACATGATAATTAAGAGCcttgtttgtgattgcgtttggtaaatataatttttaagccAAAAAAAGCTTTCAagtaaaagctttatttttaagtttttgccaagtgtttttttagtcattttttggctttttagacctttaaaaacgctgttaatatttttaccaaacgaatatttttttcttcaaatagactttttaagtattgaaagtacttttagacccctaaaacgcaatctcaaacatgctctaatagcatatttgggattgcgttctagaaatatagtttttaagtaaaaaagagcttttgggcaaaagtttcatttttaagcttttatcaaaagtgcattttggtcatttttaagcttttaccaaaagtgcattttggtcatttttaagctttttagacccttaaaagcgcttttaatttttttatcaaacgagtacttttttcttcaaattgactttttgagtgttaaaagtacttttagatCCCttaaatgcaatttcaaataggctctaaatatattttcatcaagttTTTACTCTatgttaaaaacaaattttaggtTAAAAACTATCTTTtgattttccaaagaaaaaagggtCTCgacaaaagtgaagaaaaaatcttttggaaaaggaaattttttgtAGCTACTTGGATAACATACGACATTTTTAATGTATGatatttttcaagcgtttcgaTACCTATAGCTATAAACtacataatttgaaaatttacaaaatttacaaaattgtaagaaatgacaataaaaactACAACGCACACAAAAGCCAACACAAACAGAAAATAACATAGACCAGAAACAATACAGAGCAAACAAAGCCGCACAGCTGAGGGGGAGgggtttctccccctccccccctcctctctttcccCCTCTCTTTCCTTGATCTGTTCCCCTCTCCATTCcccattttccttccccccctctcttccccgatctgtgtttcttttcttttttctggttgtttttggatttcactttcttttccctgttgttgttctttgtttgcttgtttattttttcttgctaggtgtttgtttgggcacactttgtgggtgccgctcatggggaattcactcaaacttcccccaaATTTCTTTGAGTGTGCCCCCGATCTCCTCCGTGCCAGCTTTGCCGTTTACTGTCGTCTGCTGGGTCTTTTCACGTGTCCCCACCACGATGTGCTTCCAACGCCATCTACGCATCGGTTTCCAGCAAGCACGCGATTGGCTTTTCTTCCGGCTGGTGTCATCCAcctagtgtgctcctatttttaaattttcagttgtattgttttgattttccctatatttttcttgtttttcttgccgCTTGTAATAAGGTCAtgtcctctctcttgatctcctcgcttgttattttggtccaaaCCCCTGGGGTTGTGaatgtgaacgatatcctagctttcgggttcaggaggatgtgtgtcggcatggggtccttttgatcccagggtcaaggaataag from Corylus avellana chromosome ca1, CavTom2PMs-1.0 encodes the following:
- the LOC132188284 gene encoding glycosyltransferase-like KOBITO 1, coding for MPNHHQHHLQALLRSTPPSSSSSAHSFTSKLLLLLTILPLTLAALAFVLQWRGGGLTDPTTRWAPPGSQHLFPGMDPSPLSPTAHRHSSSSDCVNLGRGSSPSFPYYQGWKFDSVANLRPKICITTSTSAGLDQILPWMFYHKVIGVSTFLLFVEGKAASPDVSKVLESIPGVKVIYRTKELEEQQAKSRIWNETWLSSFFYKPCNYELFVKQSLNMEMAIVMARDAGMEWIIHLDTDELLHPAGAREYSLRQLLLDVPGNVDMVIFPNYESSVEREDVKEPFSEVSMFKRNYDHLPKDTYFGMYKESTRGNPNYFLTYGNGKSAARIQDHLRPNGAHRWHNYMKTPNEIKLEEAAVLHYTYAKFSDLTSRRDRCGCKPTKEDVKRCFMLEFDRSAFIIASTATEEEMLNWYREHIVWGDKDIKMKLLRKGILTRVYAPMAIIQGLRESGVFSSVIASAPTTLSKEKFLSSIVSSNSSRAVASESLPSRKIGGRKGYQATLRKILDIESAASYEAAVPPLSPPGMDDDHLILDV